Genomic segment of Arachis hypogaea cultivar Tifrunner chromosome 11, arahy.Tifrunner.gnm2.J5K5, whole genome shotgun sequence:
CAGAATAGAGAAACGAAAaatgaatgaagaaaaagaaatcgTTACTCccgttttgattttttaaaatttacaaaaatttaaatatatgaacTGTTATTATTAACCATTtgtatttaacaaaattttaaagtcTCACTAAATTGAAATCGTTATTattgattttctttttaaaaaatgtacTTTTTCAGGCATTTTTAATAGTTATtgctgattttgaaaaaaaatttaaattttaattaattaaattattactaacgattttttttctaataactatcaaatattaacaaaatttacTAAGAAATCCTAATATTTTGATAAATGTCACCTCTGAACAAAAATTTACCTGTTTGTATGCTTATGTTTAAtgtttatgaaaatatttaataataaaaaaattaataaaaaatagtcaaaatttatcttatttaatatttatttattattataaatattaaataagataaattttagttttttttttctaatattattgaatatttaatatattagaaACTTAAAATGATGTGTTTTTAACTTGTTTTACAATGACATTTCAGTTGAGAATACTGATAATCTAATCTAAGAGCAGGTATTTAAAGCCTGACTTAGTTGCTTCTTAGGATGCCTATTGCCCCTATTAATCATACCAAGTGGCATAAGTACCAAACCATGACCAGTCAATATCTCACACAGTTACTTTTTCGGTGCAAAGAATCTCACACGATTTAAGTACACTCACATGCGCGCCAGGATTTAGTTAAAGTGGAAAATCAGGGTGTTTTTTAATTGATGAAAATCTTAAAATATTACATGTGTAAATACTTAGAATGAGTGAGTTTAGGGTGTTGCAAtatttagaattagaattagaattgtCCAATCTATCTTAAAAAAGAACAAAAGGGTAGACTCACATCAACCTCTCCCTGTCGAAACAGGGAACACTACATTAAGTATTAGGTAAGGCAAAACCACGTTCGCATTCCAATAATAATTTGAAGATGAAGAAAACGCCTTGTTCCTCTTATCAGAAGAACCACCTGATTGGGTCTTTCCCAAGCCCAGGGGCACCAAACTACAGAGAGAAAGGCGCAGTGATAAGTTCCCAAAAAGGATGGAGCTCAGAGAGAGTAGCAAAAGCTTCAAGCAGCAGCATAAGAAGACACACAATGTCTGGTCTCACACCCTTCTACAGCGCCGGCGGAAGAACAATGCCTTCCAAATGGGACGAAGCTGAGAGATGGATTTGTAGCccagtttcttcttcttctgctgaCGTCAGACAACCTCATCAGCGTAGACCCAAGTCCATAAGCGGCCCAATTGTTGATCATGGTCAACAAGGCCCTCAAGTGGCGGCTTGTTACTactcaccttcttcttcttcttcttctatggtTCCGATTCGGCAGGGTTTGGTTGTGAGGAACTTGGTTGTTGGTTCACCCTTCTCCACCGGCGTGCTTGCACCGCTTGCTGTTTCTGTTCACCATTATGATGATGGAATGGATTCTTCTGGTAGTCCTCTGCTCCACGCTGCACCGCTCTGCCCTCAACACTCATGTCACCCATCGTCTCCTCTCTCCCAAGGTAAAATATATTTCTACGTCAACAAACatcttctatttaatttaataatcatCATAAGAAATTCACTTATTTGCTTCATTTATAGCTGActaaatattatcattttaaattagagaaaatatttactTTAGTGTAGTTTATAAAATTACACtcgaattttaatttaatttttaaaattttagttgttttaatttaatctttaaattatttaattgattcgatatatcattttatatttatatttatatttacatataaaaaatatataatttatatatatacatttaataaaatttatacatattagtcaataaatttatatttattaaaatttatgaacataaattgataaaatttatttattaaaaataattaaatatttatactgATTAAAAACTATTAGTCTCacagaatttttatttaatttaattaatttttattttttttatttttaattatcatctTTTAAACGATTTAGGCTTGAATTTTTAGGAGttagaattataatttaaaaattaagatttattGTATACGCTGGTTGGGGTGCTGGTAATCTGATGACTGGTCAGAGGGATAAAAAGAGAAATTGTgactttgaaaagaaaaagtaaaaataaataaaaagataattttaaaaatagttaatGTTATCggaaaatagataatttttttttttttttattaaaggtaTTATCCCTAACCTTTTTCATAGGGTTTATCTCAGACCTTGTAATCCGTGCGTGTCGACATTCTGCTTTTAGATGTTGGTCTGATCAATACTTACTACTTTACTAGTCACACCAAATTCTTTGTTACAGACGTACAGTACAGGCCAATTCTGTATTCAGTATTCGCTGTTTATTTGTTgtccaatttattttttataataaatttcaaatatttaaaatttattaaatttttaaattaaatattaactattttttttttaataattaagcactaaattagtaaatttttagaCATCGTAACACCTACAGTATATTTGTGTTTTTAGACACACCGATTTACATTGTGTAGTCTCAGCAGTGTATAATGTATAATTGTATATCACACATTCAGTAAATTAATTTTACGAAaatgtttaataataaaaaagaattaacccaaaatagttaaaattttacGAAAAATATATTTGTGTAATACGTTATTTTTAGATTAGAATAATATAATACACTATTAAAGGATATCATAAGTGAGTGACATTTATTTCTTCTCACTCTATAAATGAAATTGTTAATAACGATTTCTAAAAAgagaaattggaattgaaattgttagttacgatttttttttaaatttactttgaattgaaattattattattagcgattttttttatatttcataaaaTTGGTGAAATCATTActaactatttttctttttcaacaatTATCCTATATTAACGAAATTTATCAATAAATCTCAATATTTCAGTAAATCTcaccaatattaaaaaaaattagccgatACATTATTATGTAATGGTATATTATttcatgtttaaaaaaataaaaagtgtacCACTGTACACAGAAGTTtgataaatagatagatagataaacaAAGAAATACTAATTTGTATTCTTTTAAAATGAAGAGTAGAAGTTTCTACAGAATAAAATGAAGGATGAGTGAAGATTAGTATTTTCTAGAAAaggaatattatatatataacttgAGATTGAATATGTTGCGGGAATTGGAATCTGCTAAATAATGAAATACAGGGTCTCATCCAAAGACACCACCAAATTTTGAAAGTTCGGTAACACTATTGAGTATTGAGATTCTGTGTATACGTAATGAATTGGTTATTACTTTATAGCAAATGTGTGACACTTTTTCTGTTGGACAAATTAATGTGAACTATGTTGCATATAAAGAAAGAATTTTTCTCTGTATAAAAGTCTCAATCATTAGGATGATATAACATTACCTTCAATGAACACAAGAATTGAATTTGATTTGCAGATTTACTAGATAAGAATCACGATGAGGATGACATGATGTTCTCAAAATGTGACAAAGGAACACAAATGAGCCCTGCAGATGAAACAGAGAGTGATCTGCATTCATCTCCAGAATCTTGCACCGGTTCAGCCATGGTTCAACCGGGTTGCCATTCCCCTAAGCTTGAGGTCAGAGATGTGCAGGTTGATAGCCAAGCTACTCTTATCAGGGGATCCAAAAGGCACGCAACGAAATCTCTGAGTTGCCACAAAGAGTTCAGAGAAAATAGTACAGAAACCAGCCAATTTTCACCTTGGGATATTGGAGACTCGGCCTCAGACATTTCCAAGTATTTTCTTTCTAGTTTCTCATAATTGCATCTAGCATAAGGGATCATTTGCATAACTCTTGTCATTCATGTGTCTCTTTTTATTAgtctaaatttttggaaaaagTGATTTTATAACGTTATTTTCATGTGAATATTCCGTGAAAATTCGTGTTAGAAATATAACTATTCATATGTCTCCTCCCATCAGTTTAAATTTTTGGGAGAAGTGCGGTGTCATAATAATCTCCATTGCTTATTCAGGGTGCAAAAATCACATGATGTCGTTTTTGTATTTGTAAATTTATGAATGTACATTTATTCTGAAGCAGGTTAAAGAGAGAGGAAGCCAAAATAATTGCGTGGGAGAATTTGCAGAAAGCAAAGGCCGAAGCTGCAATACGCAAACTTGAGGTTCTTTTATTCAACAACATTTCTATATTTCACTCTCTCTGCCTTAAGTTTAAAATAAATTCATAGTCAATGagtcaataacaaattattttgaTGCCCAATAT
This window contains:
- the LOC112720475 gene encoding uncharacterized protein codes for the protein MKKTPCSSYQKNHLIGSFPSPGAPNYREKGAVISSQKGWSSERVAKASSSSIRRHTMSGLTPFYSAGGRTMPSKWDEAERWICSPVSSSSADVRQPHQRRPKSISGPIVDHGQQGPQVAACYYSPSSSSSSMVPIRQGLVVRNLVVGSPFSTGVLAPLAVSVHHYDDGMDSSGSPLLHAAPLCPQHSCHPSSPLSQDLLDKNHDEDDMMFSKCDKGTQMSPADETESDLHSSPESCTGSAMVQPGCHSPKLEVRDVQVDSQATLIRGSKRHATKSLSCHKEFRENSTETSQFSPWDIGDSASDISKLKREEAKIIAWENLQKAKAEAAIRKLEMKLEKKRSSSMDKILSKLRKAETKAENMRSSIPEQEENRASKNCKVFSFPIWSPISCFSTHAVAD